A genomic region of Leptospira bourretii contains the following coding sequences:
- the speE gene encoding polyamine aminopropyltransferase: MEIWYTEKLELEKGRAVSYRVTKTIESLQSPFQKIDIFETQSFGRMFTLDGVTMVTNKDEHSYHEMIAHIPMMSHPNPESVLVIGGGDGGTVREVLKHPSVKEVVLCEIDKAVVDISYKYFPECADAMKDPKVIHHYDDGAKFARDNKGRFDVILVDSSDPVGPAEVLFKEPFFRDMASALKPTGIIATQAESFWYHGDVISSLFDFIPKIFPEYGYYYTTIPTYPSGIIGFTFLSNAIDPYSVTPDPKRVPKGLKYYSPEIHKAAFVLPEFAKAYIKRKG; the protein is encoded by the coding sequence ATGGAGATTTGGTATACCGAAAAATTGGAATTAGAAAAAGGGCGTGCGGTCAGTTACCGGGTAACAAAAACAATCGAAAGCCTACAATCTCCGTTCCAAAAAATCGATATTTTTGAAACACAATCCTTTGGACGAATGTTTACACTTGATGGTGTAACAATGGTTACTAACAAAGATGAACATTCTTATCATGAAATGATTGCCCATATCCCTATGATGAGCCATCCAAATCCGGAATCTGTCCTTGTGATCGGTGGGGGAGACGGGGGAACCGTTCGTGAGGTTTTAAAACACCCATCTGTCAAAGAAGTTGTGTTATGCGAGATTGACAAAGCAGTTGTGGATATTAGTTATAAATATTTTCCTGAATGTGCTGACGCAATGAAAGACCCTAAGGTAATTCACCATTATGATGACGGAGCTAAATTTGCTCGTGACAACAAAGGTCGTTTTGATGTAATCCTTGTGGATTCAAGTGATCCGGTAGGTCCTGCGGAAGTTTTATTCAAAGAGCCGTTTTTTCGAGATATGGCAAGTGCCTTAAAACCAACAGGAATCATTGCTACACAAGCAGAATCTTTTTGGTATCATGGCGATGTGATCTCATCCCTCTTTGATTTTATTCCTAAAATTTTTCCTGAGTATGGATATTATTACACAACCATTCCTACTTATCCTTCTGGAATCATTGGGTTTACTTTTTTATCGAATGCGATTGATCCTTATTCGGTAACACCAGATCCAAAACGAGTTCCTAAAGGCCTCAAATATTACAGTCCTGAAATTCACAAAGCGGCTTTTGTTCTTCCTGAATTTGCAAAAGCGTATATCAAACGAAAAGGATAA
- the pyrF gene encoding orotidine-5'-phosphate decarboxylase, with product MNPRSNFIQKFNSRRDTLRSLLCIGLDPELEKLPKVSLESKAPLVHFTETIIRYTNSYAAAWKPNVAFFERLGAEGYFALEHMVRVMKDVSPEVPIVMDAKRGDLANTSKEYAKYFFETLGVDALTVNPYMGRDSLVPYLDLGGYIFVLGLTSNPSSQDFQKQKLLGKDLYLYEEVSDQMARLGEEYPNQIGLVVGGTHPSEIQSLRTRHPNMYFLIPGFGAQGGDLKSIVKASGNRSLINSSRGITLSSLEENYGQVAQKKAEEVHKEMNQLFL from the coding sequence GTGAACCCAAGGTCTAATTTCATTCAAAAATTCAATTCTCGTAGAGATACTTTGCGGTCTCTTCTTTGCATTGGTCTCGATCCCGAATTGGAAAAGTTACCAAAGGTTAGTTTGGAATCAAAAGCCCCTCTTGTCCATTTTACTGAAACCATTATCCGTTATACAAATTCCTATGCAGCTGCTTGGAAACCCAATGTCGCTTTTTTTGAAAGGTTAGGGGCCGAAGGATATTTTGCTTTAGAACATATGGTGCGTGTGATGAAGGATGTATCTCCAGAAGTCCCCATTGTGATGGATGCCAAACGAGGTGATCTTGCCAATACATCCAAAGAGTATGCTAAGTATTTTTTTGAAACATTGGGAGTGGATGCTCTGACTGTAAATCCATACATGGGCCGAGATAGTCTCGTCCCATATTTGGATCTGGGTGGATATATTTTTGTTCTCGGACTCACATCAAACCCTAGTTCACAAGACTTCCAAAAACAAAAACTTTTGGGTAAGGATCTCTACTTATACGAAGAGGTAAGTGACCAAATGGCAAGGCTTGGAGAGGAATATCCAAACCAAATCGGACTTGTTGTGGGGGGAACCCATCCTTCTGAGATTCAATCGTTACGAACCCGTCACCCAAATATGTATTTTCTCATCCCGGGGTTTGGTGCCCAAGGGGGGGATTTAAAATCCATTGTGAAAGCATCGGGGAATCGTTCTCTCATCAATTCATCAAGAGGGATCACTCTTAGTTCCTTAGAGGAAAATTACGGACAAGTTGCACAAAAGAAAGCGGAGGAAGTGCATAAAGAAATGAACCAACTCTTTCTCTAA
- a CDS encoding NAD(P)/FAD-dependent oxidoreductase gives MKETLAIVGTGIAGLGSAYFLKNDFDLTIFDSADYIGGHTNTVMVKEDGVNIPIDTGFIVFNHVTYPNLLRLFQTLNVPTKKSDMSFSVQHDPTKLEFCGSGLSGLFAQKKNLFRPRYLKMLLEIDRFNKSAPKILDDPKYDDWNLGRYMETFGYGKDILNFYLIPMSSAVWSTPPDLMLEFPAKSLIRFFYHHGFLGLNTQHQWYTVDGGSHEYIKRIVPPIQDRFRLNSPVKQVNRTDDGKVELVFGEGKKEIFDKVLLATHGHISAKMLGNPTKLESELLPLYKYQHNTATLHTDASDMPKLASCWSSWNYKIVEGEKGKLNPYTIYWMNRLQNVSKKQNYFVTINDPDRVAKDKIIKKIDYEHPLFSVEASLGQNRLFELNESGPIYYAGAYFRYGFHEDGFLSAVNVSRSILKRDPWT, from the coding sequence GTGAAAGAAACTTTAGCTATTGTTGGAACAGGGATCGCAGGTCTTGGCTCCGCATATTTTTTAAAAAATGATTTTGATTTAACTATTTTTGACAGTGCCGATTATATCGGAGGTCATACGAATACGGTGATGGTGAAAGAAGATGGGGTAAACATTCCCATTGATACGGGATTCATTGTCTTCAATCATGTGACTTATCCCAACCTTCTTAGACTTTTCCAAACATTAAATGTTCCGACAAAAAAATCGGATATGTCATTTAGTGTCCAACATGATCCCACCAAATTAGAGTTTTGTGGTTCTGGTCTTTCGGGATTATTTGCTCAGAAAAAAAATCTATTTCGACCTCGGTATTTGAAGATGTTACTGGAGATCGATCGGTTTAACAAATCCGCTCCAAAGATTTTAGACGATCCAAAGTATGATGATTGGAACCTGGGTCGGTACATGGAAACATTCGGGTATGGAAAAGACATTTTAAACTTCTATTTAATCCCGATGAGTTCAGCGGTTTGGTCGACCCCTCCCGATTTGATGTTAGAATTTCCCGCTAAGTCCCTCATTCGATTTTTTTATCACCATGGATTTTTAGGGCTGAACACGCAACACCAATGGTATACGGTGGACGGTGGGTCTCATGAGTATATCAAACGTATCGTCCCACCGATCCAAGACAGGTTTCGTTTGAATTCTCCCGTCAAACAGGTGAACCGAACGGATGATGGGAAAGTAGAGCTTGTGTTTGGTGAAGGGAAGAAGGAAATTTTTGATAAGGTTTTACTTGCCACTCATGGCCATATTTCTGCGAAAATGTTAGGAAATCCTACCAAATTGGAGTCAGAACTTCTCCCACTTTACAAGTACCAACACAACACTGCCACTTTACATACAGATGCAAGTGATATGCCAAAACTAGCTTCTTGTTGGTCCAGTTGGAATTATAAAATCGTCGAAGGGGAAAAGGGAAAACTAAATCCATATACAATCTATTGGATGAATCGTTTGCAAAATGTTTCCAAAAAACAAAATTATTTTGTGACCATCAATGATCCGGATCGTGTGGCAAAAGATAAAATCATAAAAAAAATCGATTATGAACATCCACTGTTTTCTGTGGAAGCTTCTCTTGGACAAAATCGATTGTTTGAGTTAAACGAATCAGGTCCAATTTATTATGCGGGTGCATACTTTCGGTATGGATTTCATGAAGATGGATTTTTATCAGCCGTGAATGTTTCACGTAGCATACTAAAAAGGGACCCATGGACTTAA
- a CDS encoding DUF1365 domain-containing protein, which yields MYEADVFHARTAPKPNKFQYRIFNFYLDLSEIDHLAHKSVWFSRNRFNLFSFYDKDHIQFEKGTVYENVKSFLEASGVKDIGKIFLLTNLRVLGYVFNPVSFYFCYDTNGEPLVSIAEVGNTFGEIKPYVGYFKQAKGTIADPEVYIREPKNFYVSPFISLDSEFEFRLNLPNDQLQIGVDSFENGKRILTTSFLGKKIPFRSKYLLKLFTQFPFITVKIITLIHWQAFKLWIKKIPYIQKHQNLEKQTGVPLGKITEPVPLTRHD from the coding sequence ATGTACGAAGCGGACGTGTTCCATGCACGTACCGCTCCAAAACCAAACAAATTCCAATATCGGATTTTCAATTTTTATTTGGATCTTTCGGAAATAGACCACTTGGCCCACAAGAGTGTTTGGTTTTCCAGGAACCGTTTTAACTTGTTTTCCTTTTATGATAAAGACCATATCCAATTTGAAAAAGGAACAGTTTATGAAAACGTTAAGTCGTTTTTAGAGGCTTCGGGTGTTAAGGATATTGGAAAGATATTTCTTCTCACCAACCTTCGGGTTCTAGGATATGTTTTTAATCCGGTCAGTTTTTATTTTTGTTATGATACGAACGGGGAACCACTAGTATCCATTGCAGAAGTGGGGAATACCTTTGGGGAAATCAAACCTTACGTTGGTTATTTTAAACAAGCAAAAGGAACCATTGCTGATCCTGAAGTTTATATCCGAGAACCAAAGAATTTTTATGTCTCTCCTTTTATCAGTTTAGATTCCGAATTTGAGTTTCGATTGAACTTACCTAATGATCAATTGCAGATTGGTGTCGACTCTTTCGAAAATGGAAAACGAATTTTAACCACATCCTTTCTTGGAAAAAAAATTCCATTCCGATCAAAATACTTATTAAAACTTTTTACCCAATTTCCATTCATCACCGTCAAAATAATAACATTGATTCATTGGCAAGCGTTCAAACTTTGGATCAAAAAAATTCCGTACATTCAGAAACACCAAAACTTAGAGAAACAAACAGGAGTTCCCCTTGGAAAAATCACAGAACCAGTCCCTCTTACAAGACACGATTGA